The Schistocerca gregaria isolate iqSchGreg1 chromosome 4, iqSchGreg1.2, whole genome shotgun sequence genome contains a region encoding:
- the LOC126266619 gene encoding L-lactate dehydrogenase isoform X2: MAEIASALLSEVAEPQGTSGNKVTVVGVGQVGMACAFSILTQHVASEIALVDVVADKLKGEMMDLQHGLTFMKTGKIVAGTDYAVTAGSRLCIVTAGARQKEGESRLDLVQRNTDIFKGIIPNLVKHSPNTILLIVSNPVDILTYVAWKLSGLPKNRVIGSGTNLDSSRFRFLMSQRLNVAPTSCHGWIIGEHGDTSVPVWSGVNVAGVRLRDLNPNVGTVADKENWEQLHQQVVQSAYEVIKLKGYTSWAIGLSVAALAQSILRNAHVVHAVSTLVNGYHGISKDVFLSLPCVLGENGVTHIVKQPLTAEETAMLNKSADLMFEVQNGLKW, encoded by the exons ATGGCTGAAATTGCAAGTGCTCTGTTGAGCGAAGTGGCAGAGCCACAGGGAACATCCGGCAACAAGGTCACAGTTGTGGGGGTTGGTCAGGTTGGAATGGCCTGTGCCTTCAGTATACTTACTCAG CACGTTGCAAGTGAAATAGCACTGGTTGATGTTGTTGCTGACAAACTGAAAGGTGAAATGATGGATTTGCAGCACGGTCTTACTTTCATGAAGACAGGAAAGATTGTGGCTGGCACag ATTATGCTGTAACAGCAGGGTCAAGATTGTGCATTGTTACTGCTGGGGCTCGACAGAAGGAAGGAGAATCACGGTTGGACTTGGTTCAACGTAACACAGatattttcaaaggaatcattccaaaCTTGGTGAAGCACAGTCCAAATACCATTTTGCTTATTGTTAGTAATCCAG ttgataTCCTAACATATGTTGCTTGGAAGTTGAGTGGCCTTCCAAAGAATCGTGTGATTGGATCTGGAACCAATTTGGATTCATCTCGTTTCCGATTCTTGATGTCACAGAGATTAAATGTTGCTCCTACCAGCTGTCATGGGTGGATAATTGGAGAGCATGGTGACACCAGTG TGCCTGTCTGGTCTGGTGTAAATGTGGCAGGTGTAAGGCTGCGAGATTTAAATCCAAATGTGGGGACTGTAGCTGAtaaagaaaactgggaacaactgcACCAACAAGTAGTTCAGAG TGCATATGAGGTCATAAAACTAAAGGGTTATACATCCTGGGCTATTGGGCTGAGTGTTGCAGCTTTAGCACAAAGCATTTTGCGCAATGCTCATGTTGTTCATGCTGTGTCAACACTGGTTAAT GGTTATCATGGTATTTCCAAGGATGTGTTTCTCTCTTTGCCATGCGTGTTGGGTGAGAATGGAGTTACACACATAGTGAAACAGCCACTCACTGCAGAAGAAACCGCCATGCTAAATAAATCTGCTGATTTAATGTTTGAAGTACAAAATGGTCTAAAATGGTAA
- the LOC126266619 gene encoding L-lactate dehydrogenase isoform X3 — MAEIASALLSEVAEPQGTSGNKVTVVGVGQVGMACAFSILTQHVASEIALVDVVADKLKGEMMDLQHGLTFMKTGKIVAGTDYAVTAGSRLCIVTAGARQKEGESRLDLVQRNTDIFKGIIPNLVKHSPNTILLIVSNPVDILTYVAWKLSGLPKNRVIGSGTNLDSSRFRFLMSQRLNVAPTSCHGWIIGEHGDTSVPVWSGVNVAGVRLRDLNPNVGTVADKENWEQLHQQVVQSAYEVIKLKGYTSWAIGLSVAALAQSILRNAHVVHAVSTLVNGYHGISKDVFLSLPCVLGENGVTHIVKQPLTAEETAMLNKSADLMFEVQNGLKC; from the exons ATGGCTGAAATTGCAAGTGCTCTGTTGAGCGAAGTGGCAGAGCCACAGGGAACATCCGGCAACAAGGTCACAGTTGTGGGGGTTGGTCAGGTTGGAATGGCCTGTGCCTTCAGTATACTTACTCAG CACGTTGCAAGTGAAATAGCACTGGTTGATGTTGTTGCTGACAAACTGAAAGGTGAAATGATGGATTTGCAGCACGGTCTTACTTTCATGAAGACAGGAAAGATTGTGGCTGGCACag ATTATGCTGTAACAGCAGGGTCAAGATTGTGCATTGTTACTGCTGGGGCTCGACAGAAGGAAGGAGAATCACGGTTGGACTTGGTTCAACGTAACACAGatattttcaaaggaatcattccaaaCTTGGTGAAGCACAGTCCAAATACCATTTTGCTTATTGTTAGTAATCCAG ttgataTCCTAACATATGTTGCTTGGAAGTTGAGTGGCCTTCCAAAGAATCGTGTGATTGGATCTGGAACCAATTTGGATTCATCTCGTTTCCGATTCTTGATGTCACAGAGATTAAATGTTGCTCCTACCAGCTGTCATGGGTGGATAATTGGAGAGCATGGTGACACCAGTG TGCCTGTCTGGTCTGGTGTAAATGTGGCAGGTGTAAGGCTGCGAGATTTAAATCCAAATGTGGGGACTGTAGCTGAtaaagaaaactgggaacaactgcACCAACAAGTAGTTCAGAG TGCATATGAGGTCATAAAACTAAAGGGTTATACATCCTGGGCTATTGGGCTGAGTGTTGCAGCTTTAGCACAAAGCATTTTGCGCAATGCTCATGTTGTTCATGCTGTGTCAACACTGGTTAAT GGTTATCATGGTATTTCCAAGGATGTGTTTCTCTCTTTGCCATGCGTGTTGGGTGAGAATGGAGTTACACACATAGTGAAACAGCCACTCACTGCAGAAGAAACCGCCATGCTAAATAAATCTGCTGATTTAATGTTTGAAGTACAAAATGGTCTAAAATG
- the LOC126266619 gene encoding L-lactate dehydrogenase isoform X1 — protein sequence MSGMAEIASALLSEVAEPQGTSGNKVTVVGVGQVGMACAFSILTQHVASEIALVDVVADKLKGEMMDLQHGLTFMKTGKIVAGTDYAVTAGSRLCIVTAGARQKEGESRLDLVQRNTDIFKGIIPNLVKHSPNTILLIVSNPVDILTYVAWKLSGLPKNRVIGSGTNLDSSRFRFLMSQRLNVAPTSCHGWIIGEHGDTSVPVWSGVNVAGVRLRDLNPNVGTVADKENWEQLHQQVVQSAYEVIKLKGYTSWAIGLSVAALAQSILRNAHVVHAVSTLVNGYHGISKDVFLSLPCVLGENGVTHIVKQPLTAEETAMLNKSADLMFEVQNGLKC from the exons gAATGGCTGAAATTGCAAGTGCTCTGTTGAGCGAAGTGGCAGAGCCACAGGGAACATCCGGCAACAAGGTCACAGTTGTGGGGGTTGGTCAGGTTGGAATGGCCTGTGCCTTCAGTATACTTACTCAG CACGTTGCAAGTGAAATAGCACTGGTTGATGTTGTTGCTGACAAACTGAAAGGTGAAATGATGGATTTGCAGCACGGTCTTACTTTCATGAAGACAGGAAAGATTGTGGCTGGCACag ATTATGCTGTAACAGCAGGGTCAAGATTGTGCATTGTTACTGCTGGGGCTCGACAGAAGGAAGGAGAATCACGGTTGGACTTGGTTCAACGTAACACAGatattttcaaaggaatcattccaaaCTTGGTGAAGCACAGTCCAAATACCATTTTGCTTATTGTTAGTAATCCAG ttgataTCCTAACATATGTTGCTTGGAAGTTGAGTGGCCTTCCAAAGAATCGTGTGATTGGATCTGGAACCAATTTGGATTCATCTCGTTTCCGATTCTTGATGTCACAGAGATTAAATGTTGCTCCTACCAGCTGTCATGGGTGGATAATTGGAGAGCATGGTGACACCAGTG TGCCTGTCTGGTCTGGTGTAAATGTGGCAGGTGTAAGGCTGCGAGATTTAAATCCAAATGTGGGGACTGTAGCTGAtaaagaaaactgggaacaactgcACCAACAAGTAGTTCAGAG TGCATATGAGGTCATAAAACTAAAGGGTTATACATCCTGGGCTATTGGGCTGAGTGTTGCAGCTTTAGCACAAAGCATTTTGCGCAATGCTCATGTTGTTCATGCTGTGTCAACACTGGTTAAT GGTTATCATGGTATTTCCAAGGATGTGTTTCTCTCTTTGCCATGCGTGTTGGGTGAGAATGGAGTTACACACATAGTGAAACAGCCACTCACTGCAGAAGAAACCGCCATGCTAAATAAATCTGCTGATTTAATGTTTGAAGTACAAAATGGTCTAAAATG